Proteins encoded together in one Anas acuta chromosome 10, bAnaAcu1.1, whole genome shotgun sequence window:
- the C10H19orf12 gene encoding protein C19orf12 homolog, whose amino-acid sequence MPVRVDDVMQLLCHVSQEKGMKAAVKHSGRGALVAGATAFLGGLMGGPPGIAVGGALGGLLGAWMNSGQFRPVPQILLELPPTEQQKLYDEAMDILKRLDWTDVVQLTALVMGNASLQQKLAGVVMNYLSRELRAEIQYGE is encoded by the exons ATGCCTGTCAGGGTTGATGACGtgatgcagctgctgtgccatgTTTCCCAGGAGAAGGGAATGAAAGCTGCTGTGAAACACTCCGGTCGAGGAGCACTGGTGGCAGGTGCAACGGCGTTCCTCGGGGGCTTGATGGGAGGCCCACCGGGTATCGCTGTAG gaGGAGCACTTGGTGGATTACTTGGTGCCTGGATGAATAGTGGACAGTTCAGGCCAGTCCCTCAGATATTATTGGAATTGCCTCCTACTGAGCAGCAGAAACTCTATGATGAAGCAATGGATATACTCAAGCGCTTAGACTGGACTGATGTCGTTCAGCTGACTGCTCTCGTAATGGGAAATGCGAGTCTGCAGCAGAAGTTGGCAGGAGTGGTGATGAATTACCTCTCCAGAGAGCTAAGAGCAGAGATACAGTATGGAGAATAA